One window from the genome of Paramisgurnus dabryanus chromosome 24, PD_genome_1.1, whole genome shotgun sequence encodes:
- the ahr1b gene encoding aryl hydrocarbon receptor 1b — protein MYAGRKRRKPVQRAVKAPPAEGSKSNPSKRHRDRLNSELDRLASLLPFPEEVTSSLDKLSILRLSVSYLRAKNFFSVALKNHNCKDLSANDGNHDNSKAKKEEWLSEGELLLQALNGFVLVVTSEGIIFYCSHTIQDYLGFHQTDVMHQNVFELIHTEDQQSFRSNLHWALNPPPANIQTDESLQDGNPAVPSVSVVACSPDELPPENSSFLERSFVCRFRCLLDNSSGFLALNLQGRLKFLHGQNRRMDDGGQMPPQLALFAIATPLQPPSIMEIRTKNMIFRTKHKLDFTPMACDAKGKIVLGYTEAELRVRGTGYQFIHAADMLYCAENHVRMIKTGESGLTVFRLLTKDNRWKWVQANARLVYKNGKPDYIIATQRPLVEEEGGEHLRKRSMHLPFTFATGEALLYQISYPMPGIPDTVQGKGKSGKTKKSKGDKSGKDNVDPSSLLGAMMRQDESVYVCQPAMEPRMSFHSSLFSSQGETSTFSSSAGNDNWNPTQNGVIACSKQDPTSFDPLLAILDSLSLGNEESCSNSELFNALENLGLNAEDLELLLLDERMIQVDMESDYIPSLNDLLTNNEILSYIHDSLENRLDDTAGGVLLPPTEVDTPEPSKLCLPSTSDSAAEVTPSMPAMYTPFWPPKLPAPIIQLSQQMQQHLNGHCKTDNWIPAPMMPPISETETPASFLTQQDTLLVNSVQGVNNDHWAPEHTQTNLNKLSPLGDKITGQNQMLVPFQYKQKPAEGGQASTNGIYSYPQWHGFNCTDLSTNGPCFPNGQTSHIHNAMGNHVMYDMSDGSGVELTLNNSSDVEQFPGVMASSSSYQQDHEKHQQPKVPPTYYTTCTKQNSSLDQILDLTPSQTFPSLTNYGSNLTHDTTHSKMETSFILNPTSVAYAGSCLIPNGNLTTTSSNGPCPLSEPVPPTPDPQTTGFYL, from the exons TTGCACTGAAAAACCACAACTGCAAAGATTTATCAGCGAATGACGGTAACCATGACAACAGTAAAGCCAAAAAAGAAGAATGGCTTTCCGAGGGAGAGCTCCTACTACAG GCTCTTAATGGCTTCGTGCTGGTGGTCACCTCTGAAGGCATCATTTTCTACTGTTCTCACACCATCCAAGATTACTTAGGCTTTCACCAG ACGGATGTGATGCATCAGAATGTGTTTGAACTCATCCATACCGAAGACCAGCAGTCCTTCAGAAGCAACCTGCACTGGGCCCTAAACCCTCCGCCGGCCAACATCCAGACCGATGAGTCCCTGCAAG ATGGAAATCCAGCAGTCCCGAGTGTGTCTGTGGTGGCGTGCAGCCCGGACGAGCTTCCACCCGAAAACTCCTCTTTCCTCGAAAGAAGCTTCGTCTGTCGATTCCGTTGCCTCTTAGACAACTCCTCGGGATTCCTG GCCCTAAACCTCCAAGGACGTCTAAAATTTTTACACGGTCAGAACAGACGCATGGATGATGGAGGACAGATGCCTCCCCAGCTCGCGCTGTTCGCCATAGCGACGCCCCTACAGCCTCCCTCCATTATGGAGATCCGAACCAAGAACATGATCTTCAGAACCAAGCACAAGCTGGACTTCACCCCAATGGCCTGTGATGCAAA GGGTAAAATTGTTCTTGGCTACACAGAGGCGGAGCTGAGGGTTCGTGGTACAGGGTACCAATTCATCCATGCGGCTGATATGCTTTACTGTGCTGAGAACCATGTCAGGA TGATCAAAACTGGAGAAAGTGGTCTGACTGTGTTCAGACTGCTTACAAAGGACAATCGTTGGAAATGGGTACAAGCTAACGCTAGACTCGTCTATAAGAACGGCAAGCCTGACTACATCATTGCCACTCAGAGGCCTCTTGT GGAAGAAGAGGGTGGGGAGCACCTGAGGAAACGATCCATGCACCTTCCCTTTACCTTTGCAACCGGAGAGGCTCTGTTGTACCAAATCAGCTACCCCATGCCAGGCATCCCTGACACCGTTCAGGGTAAAGGGAAGAGCGGCAAAACCAAAAAGAGTAAGGGGGACAAAAGTGGGAAGGATAATGTGGACCCCAGCTCTCTGCTTGGAGCCATGATGAGACAAGACGAGTCTGTTTACGTGTGTCAGCCTGCAATGGAGCCCCGAATGTCCTTTCACAGTAGCCTCTTTAGCAGCCAAGGAGAAACTAGCACTTTTTCATCTTCTGCAGGGAATGATAACTGGAATCCGACACAGAATGGTGTAATTGCCTGCTCCAAACAAGACCCAACAAGTTTTGACCCACTACTTGCCATATTAGACTCTTTGTCCCTGGGAAATGAAGAGAGCTGCTCCAACAGCGAGCTATTTAATGCCCTGGAAAACCTCGGACTCAATGCGGAGGATCTTGAATTACTTCTTTTGGATGAGAGGATGATCCAGGTGGACATGGAATCTGATTATATCCCATCTCTGAACGATCTTCTTACCAACAATGAAATCCTTTCTTACATCCACGATTCACTAGAGAACCGTCTTGATGACACTGCAGGTGGTGTTTTATTACCTCCCACTGAAGTAGATACTCCTGAACCATCTAAGCTCTGTCTACCGTCTACTTCTGACTCAGCTGCTGAAGTTACTCCCTCCATGCCTGCAATGTACACACCTTTCTGGCCACCGAAACTTCCAGCACCCATAATTCAGCTCTCACAACAGATGCAACAACATCTCAACGGCCATTGCAAAACCGACAACTGGATCCCTGCACCGATGATGCCTCCTATATCTGAAACTGAGACCCCTGCATCGTTTCTTACCCAGCAAGACACCTTGTTGGTAAATTCGGTACAAGGTGTCAACAATGATCACTGGGCCCCCGAACACACACAAACCAACTTGAACAAGTTGTCTCCACTTGGTGACAAAATAACAGGACAAAATCAGATGCTAGTCCCATTCCAATATAAACAGAAACCTGCTGAGGGTGGACAAGCCTCTACAAACGGGATCTACAGTTACCCCCAATGGCACGGATTCAACTGCACAGACCTTAGCACAAATGGACCTTGTTTTCCTAATGGCCAGACATCACATATACACAATGCAATGGGTAACCATGTCATGTATGATATGTCCGATGGTTCAGGGGTGGAGTTAACACTAAACAATAGTTCAGATGTGGAGCAGTTTCCAGGAGTCATGGCGTCTTCCTCATCCTATCAGCAGGATCATGAGAAACATCAGCAGCCAAAGGTCCCACCCACTTATTACACCACCTGTACCAAACAAAACTCCTCACTAGATCAAATTCTGGATTTAACCCCTTCTCAGACCTTCCCCTCATTGACAAATTATGGCTCTAATCTGACTCACGACACCACTCACAGTAAG ATGGAAACCAGCTTCATTCTCAACCCCACTAGTGTTGCTTACGCAGGAAGCTGTCTGATTCCCAATGGCAACTTGACGACCACATCCAGCAACGGTCCCTGTCCCCTTTCTGAGCCCGTACCACCTACGCCAGACCCTCAGACCACCGGTTTTTACCTCTGA